In a single window of the Gossypium hirsutum isolate 1008001.06 chromosome D02, Gossypium_hirsutum_v2.1, whole genome shotgun sequence genome:
- the LOC121214906 gene encoding receptor like protein 21-like: protein MKDLSILDLSNNQLYGKVPEELITKGSLTILRLSNNNFSGNVVPAILKANGLQNLYLDGNKFSGEVTNVDVSTFEFPNSLSDIDLSNNQLHGKLPRWIGNASFLLRLALSNNGFEGSIPMEFCNLNWLEFLDLSQNNLSGSIPSCFNPPNVKHVHLHGNRLRGPLSLAFYNSSSLVTVDLRGNNLTGSIPKWIDTLSSLSVLLLKDNHFHGKVPIQLCKLYSLSIIDLSQNMFSGPIPSCLGNLSLPMKEKESLATGFYLPFTEKDESTSIAMRKLERDINPYYPDSYLEEVIEFTTKSGFYSYEGNILAYMTGIDLSCNNLTGHIPPELGNLSEIYSLNLSHNKLMGVIPSSFSKLHQIESLDLSYNNLSGEIPNQLVELNSLEVFSVAHNNLSGSIPEPKAQYGTFIESSYEGNPFLCGTILHKSCSKPDAPSTRSNSLDDEGEDSLLDTYVFCVSFLVSYIVVVLTIFVVLYINPYWRSVWFSFIGKCITTCRYSTMANFLAYHIFRQCD from the coding sequence ATGAAGGATTTATCAATTTTAGATCTATCAAACAATCAATTGTATGGAAAAGTACCAGAAGAGTTGATCACGAAAGGCTCACTGACCATTTTGAGACTATCAAATAACAACTTCAGTGGAAATGTAGTTCCTGCGATTCTCAAAGCAAATGGGCTGCAGAATTTATATTTGGATGGAAATAAATTTTCAGGAGAGGTGACAAATGTTGATGTGTCTACTTTTGAGTTTCCAAATTCACTAAGCGATATTGATCTCAGTAACAACCAGTTGCATGGAAAGCTCCCAAGATGGATAGGGAATGCATCATTTTTATTGAGATTAGCTTTGTCCAACAATGGTTTCGAGGGTTCTATTCCAATGGAATTTTGCAACTTGAATTGGTTGGAGTTTTTGGATCTTTCTCAAAATAATTTATCTGGCTCTATACCGTCATGTTTTAATCCACCAAACGTAAAGCATGTCCACCTCCACGGGAATAGACTGAGAGGTCCACTATCACTTGCTTTTTATAATAGCTCTTCACTAGTGACTGTAGATCTTAGAGGAAACAATTTGACAGGTAGCATTCCAAAATGGATTGACACACTTTCTTCTTTGAGTGTTCTTCTCTTGAAAGATAATCATTTTCATGGCAAAGTTCCAATTCAGTTATGCAAGTTGTATTCTTTAAGCATCATAGATCTTTCTCAAAATATGTTTTCTGGTCCTATACCTTCTTGTTTGGGAAATTTATCTCTTCCAATGAAAGAGAAAGAGAGTCTAGCAACTGGGTTCTATCTTCCATTTACAGAAAAGGATGAATCAACATCCATTGCGATGAGAAAATTGGAAAGGGATATAAATCCTTACTACCCTGACAGCTACTTAGAAGAAGTAATAGAGTTCACAACAAAGAGTGGGTTCTATTCGTACGAGGGCAACATCCTTGCATATATGACCGGGATTGATTTATCTTGCAACAACTTAACTGGTCATATCCCACCAGAATTAGGGAACTTAAGTGAAATCTATTCTTTAAACTTGTCACACAATAAGTTGATGGGAGTTATACCTTCATCATTCTCAAAACTTCATCAAATTGAGAGTTTGGACCTTTCTTACAACAACTTGAGTGGTGAAATCCCCAATCAGTTGGTAGAGTTGAACTCTTTGGAAGTTTTTAGTGTGGCACACAACAACTTGTCAGGTAGTATTCCTGAACCAAAAGCTCAATATGGGACCTTTATTGAAAGTAGTTACGAGGGAAACCCTTTTCTTTGTGGAACTATTTTGCATAAAAGTTGCTCCAAACCAGATGCACCATCAACTAGATCAAATTCATTAGATGATGAAGGAGAGGACAGTTTGCTAGACACGTATGTTTTTTGTGTAAGCTTTCTGGTTTCTTATATAGTTGTGGTGTTGACAATTTTTGTTGTTCTTTACATAAATCCTTATTGGCGAAGTGTTTGGTTTTCTTTTATTGGAAAGTGTATCACAACCTGCCGTTACTCAACAATGGCCAATTTTCTTGCATATCACATCTTCAGGCAATGTGATTAG
- the LOC121214422 gene encoding receptor-like protein 56 isoform X1 produces MRNLSSLKTLRLSSNQLEGRLLHIQGLSNLINLKKLDLSENQIESLQFSKDGGRKLELTHLKELNLNSNLFNNSVFASLNKLLNLKTLSISNQLKGPIDTKDLDAFTSLRELNMRANELIDFVIHKESNVSRNVEEIYLDYSTLNTNILQSIGVLVSLKTLSLYACGLIGPLPNQGWCDLRNLEVLDVSGNALEGMLPHCFSNLTALRVLDISRNHFQIPLSFAPFANLSNLKALLSNENKMVTEPSFYTSIPKFQFEVISLSKCITSQQLSRKLPTFLYYQYDLRYVDLSHNNFSGTVPSWLLENNTKLEDLILKGNSFTSPLSFSSALISNVSSIDISENKIQGQIPTSTCSTFPHLSRLFLSKNLLKVISHFV; encoded by the exons ATGAGAAATCTTTCATCCTTGAAGACTTTAAGATTGAGTAGTAATCAGTTGGAAGGAAGGCTGCTTCATATTCAAG GATTGAGTAATTTGATAAACTTGAAGAAACTTGATCTAAGCGAGAATCAAATTGAAAGCCTTCAATTCTCTAAAG ATGGTGGTAGAAAATTGGAATTGACGCACTTAAAAGAGcttaatttaaattctaatctCTTTAATAATAGTGTATTTGCATCTCTTAACAAGcttttaaatttgaaaactttgagcATAAGCAATCAATTGAAAGGACCAATAGATACAAAAG ATTTGGATGCATTTACCAGCTTAAGAGAATTAAATATGAGGGCAAATGAATTGATAGATTTTGTGATCCATAAAG AATCAAATGTGTCGAGAAATGTGGAGGAAATATATCTTGACTATTCTACTCTCAACACCAATATTTTGCAAAGCATTGGAGTACTCGTTTCTCTTAAAACATTATCTTTATATGCTTGTGGACTTATTGGTCCCCTACCTAATCAAG gATGGTGTGATCTAAGGAATCTTGAAGTATTGGATGTGAGTGGGAATGCACTGGAGGGAATGCTTCCTCATTGTTTTAGTAACTTGACAGCTCTTCGTGTGTTAGATATTTcaagaaaccattttcaaattccGTTGTCATTCGCACCATTTGCAAACCTTTCAAACCTCAAAGCCCTCTTGAGTAATGAAAACAAGATGGTAACGGAACCTTCCTTTTATACCTCAATCCCAAAGTTCCAATTTGAAGTCATCAGTTTGTCAAAGTGCATAACATCTCAACAGCTCAGTCGTAAGCTTCCTACCTTCCTTTACTACCAATATGACTTGAGATATGTGGATCTTTCTCATAACAATTTCAGTGGAACGGTCCCATCTTGGTTGTTAGAAAACAACACAAAGTTAGAAGATCTCATCTTGAAGGGCAATTCTTTTACTAGTCCTCTCTCATTTTCGTCAGCTCTTATTTCTAATGTATCTTCAATTGACATCTCTGAAAACAAAATACAAGGTCAAATTCCGACCAGTACATGTTCAACTTTTCCACATTTGAGTCGGTTATTCTTATCCAAGAATCTTTTGAAGGTAATATCCCACTTTGTTTAA
- the LOC121214422 gene encoding receptor-like protein 56 isoform X2, producing MRNLSSLKTLRLSSNQLEGRLLHIQGLSNLINLKKLDLSENQIESLQFSKDGGRKLELTHLKELNLNSNLFNNSVFASLNKLLNLKTLSISNQLKGPIDTKDLDAFTSLRELNMRANELIDFVIHKGWCDLRNLEVLDVSGNALEGMLPHCFSNLTALRVLDISRNHFQIPLSFAPFANLSNLKALLSNENKMVTEPSFYTSIPKFQFEVISLSKCITSQQLSRKLPTFLYYQYDLRYVDLSHNNFSGTVPSWLLENNTKLEDLILKGNSFTSPLSFSSALISNVSSIDISENKIQGQIPTSTCSTFPHLSRLFLSKNLLKVISHFV from the exons ATGAGAAATCTTTCATCCTTGAAGACTTTAAGATTGAGTAGTAATCAGTTGGAAGGAAGGCTGCTTCATATTCAAG GATTGAGTAATTTGATAAACTTGAAGAAACTTGATCTAAGCGAGAATCAAATTGAAAGCCTTCAATTCTCTAAAG ATGGTGGTAGAAAATTGGAATTGACGCACTTAAAAGAGcttaatttaaattctaatctCTTTAATAATAGTGTATTTGCATCTCTTAACAAGcttttaaatttgaaaactttgagcATAAGCAATCAATTGAAAGGACCAATAGATACAAAAG ATTTGGATGCATTTACCAGCTTAAGAGAATTAAATATGAGGGCAAATGAATTGATAGATTTTGTGATCCATAAAG gATGGTGTGATCTAAGGAATCTTGAAGTATTGGATGTGAGTGGGAATGCACTGGAGGGAATGCTTCCTCATTGTTTTAGTAACTTGACAGCTCTTCGTGTGTTAGATATTTcaagaaaccattttcaaattccGTTGTCATTCGCACCATTTGCAAACCTTTCAAACCTCAAAGCCCTCTTGAGTAATGAAAACAAGATGGTAACGGAACCTTCCTTTTATACCTCAATCCCAAAGTTCCAATTTGAAGTCATCAGTTTGTCAAAGTGCATAACATCTCAACAGCTCAGTCGTAAGCTTCCTACCTTCCTTTACTACCAATATGACTTGAGATATGTGGATCTTTCTCATAACAATTTCAGTGGAACGGTCCCATCTTGGTTGTTAGAAAACAACACAAAGTTAGAAGATCTCATCTTGAAGGGCAATTCTTTTACTAGTCCTCTCTCATTTTCGTCAGCTCTTATTTCTAATGTATCTTCAATTGACATCTCTGAAAACAAAATACAAGGTCAAATTCCGACCAGTACATGTTCAACTTTTCCACATTTGAGTCGGTTATTCTTATCCAAGAATCTTTTGAAGGTAATATCCCACTTTGTTTAA